From the genome of Phoenix dactylifera cultivar Barhee BC4 chromosome 5, palm_55x_up_171113_PBpolish2nd_filt_p, whole genome shotgun sequence:
TATACCAGCCTAGACCCAGTCTATAGTATATAGCCTTTGCTATATCATCAAATAATTGTACTCTCCGTAGCAAAAATATATATGACATTTGTAACACTAAATAGCAAATCCATAACGCAAAAAAGAattgttcatttaattaaaaaaacagtatagaaatttgtatttgcaAATATGATTTTGTTGAGATAATCCATCAAAGTGTTATAATTTTAATGagttaataattatattacaacAACTACAGTCTAAATGTCCGTCTTGTGTTTATTTATCTAGTTAGTAGATCAGATCAACCAGCTATCATATTCTCTCAGTTTCTTATGTATCTATATCATTAGATGACAACCTTTAGAAGCATCATATTTATATGAACTATTGATGCCTTGACCATCTTTTATTTCATGCATTTATTCTGGTTAATCATAGAAAGGTGTGATTATGACCACTTTATTATGCATAGaacgaaaacaaaagaaaattaaactatttaaggACATGCATGCActctaaaaaattattaaataacGGTCATTAATTCTCTACCCCCAAAAAAAGCACTCAttgtataaaaatatattacatTCTATAACATGATGTTTGGCCTTCCAAGTATATAAGCTGTTattctaaaatttaattattgagaATTGAGAGCATACAATTTTCATGAAGAAACTCTTACGAGTACGAAACATATACAACATCAGAACCTGTTCGATCTCACATTGTAATCCAAAGGATCACATTTTGAATCTGGGACTAACATTTGGAGTCAGAGGTTAAAGGAAATGAAAAGGAGAAGTTCGCGATTGAATATTACAAGAATGCCACACCAGGTCAGGGTAAAAGCTAGACAGTGGCGCCGTCTCTTGTCCCCGTACTACCGAGCGAGCACGGAGCCACGTGGCGCGGACCCCGCATCAGACACCACTCGTACGGCACTACATCGTTCAGATTTCCGCCACGTGCACCATGGCTCCTCTTCGCCGTTCGCCAATTCTTGGGCCCCAGCGGACGGAACCGAGACGGCGGCAACGGCGAGAACGGAATCTTGACCAGAGGAACTGTCCAGAGACTCGCACTTGCCGTCAAATGCGACGGAATCCGGCGACGCCGTAGGCTCGTAACCGATTGAAGTCGAGTGCACTTCACTGCCGAATGCCGACGGAGAGATAGCGGCACCACCGATGGAGTCCGTCGAGGTGCCGGAATCTTCGAACCGGAGCGGCAGGTGAATGGGGAAAACCACCGCCCAATCGTCGCTGTGGATCTCCTCCCCGTCAACGACGACGCCGTTAACCGTCACGGCGCCGTCGTTAGATCCGACGGCGATCGTCTTCCCGGGGGCCATCGTCTCGATACGCGATCCCAGCGAGAGCCGCGCGAGCTCGTGGAGGTGGTAACGGCGCGGGACGACGTGGTGACGGAGATCGCCGCGGAACCCCTCAACTAGAGCAGAGTCCATTGGGGCGAAGACGGTGACGGCCGTCAGCGCCTCCAGCTCGTCCCGCCGCGCCTCCATCGCATCCGCCACCGCGGTGTACCCCCTTCGTCGGAGCGCCCCCACCGTCCCAACGAAGGGAGCCGCGTCGCGCCACGTGTTGGCCTGGCAAGGAGACGCGGATGTCGGATAAAGAACGCCGTCGATGCCGTGGATGGCGAGATCGCCACCGAGGTAGAGGTCCGGGTCGCGGATCCGGACGCAGGGCACCGCGGGCCGCGCCGATTCCGCTAGGCACAGCTCGCCGCCGGGGGCGCGGCGAAGGAAGAGGCAGAGGCGGCGGCGGGACAAGGTGGCGATGGGAGTTCCGGGGGGCCGGGAGGCGAGATCGGCATAGAGGAGAGCGCGCGAACGGGCGGTGtggtagaggagggaggcgggGGAAGGGGACATTGGCGGCTGCGGGAGGCCGAGGTAGAGGCGGCGGCGGGGGTGCTTGAAGGCGGAGTCCGTGGGGGCGAAGAGGGTTCCGGTGGCGTTCCAGCCGTTGAGGCTCCCGCCGGAGTTGGCGGCAAGGTCAAGAACCCGGGCCATGAGGGAGTAGCCGCGGGAGCGGAGGACTCCCGCGGCGGAGGCGGACGGCGAGAGGGCGGCGGAAGAGGAGcgtaggaggaagaagaggatgaggagcgaGAAGGCGGTGGCTGCCATCGGCGATGGGTGGAGATCGGGGATTTCGCAGCGCGGGAAAAAGCAATCAAATTCTCGAGGGGGAAAACCGTGAGATTCATTCACAACCAATTACTttgttaataatttaaaaaatatagttaaaataaaatatatacattatattatatttaaaaaataaattaatattataatatatattaataatattatatatatatatatatatatatatatatatatatatatatatatatatatatatatatatatatatatttgtgcgTATGAGTTGCATATTTTGTCACTCGTGCATGGTAATAGTATATTTGTGCATATGAGTTGTATATTTTGTCACCCATGCATGGTAATAGTTGAGCTGAGCCGAGCTTGAAACTAAGTTGAACTCTCATAAGCTACTTGGCTCACCTACATTTTTAGTAAAAATTGAAGTTAATATTTGCCAGTAATAATATCACTGCATCACAGcctatatttcaaaaaattatacCTATATCATGTTAGCAGTGCACCTTAGGAACACACCAAGACGAGGTGAGCGAGCAATAATTTGATACGAGCCCATCATAAATAGGGCCCATAGAAATGAGACAAGGTAATTGGTGTGGTGCACCGCCACGTGATGCATGCGGTGTAAAGTATAATTTTTTCTATACTATATGTGCACTTTGTCATTGCTCATTAAGCACCATACCCAAGTGAGGTTGCATAAAAATGGGCCCCTTAAGTTTTTGTCTTTTTCTCTTGGGTGCTCCCACTCTCTGGTCATCTCAAAGTTAACTTTGATGGCAGTATATCGGCGGATGAAGCTTATGGAGGAGTGGGGTTTGTGATCAGAGATCACCCTGGTAGATTGGTCGGGGTAGGAGGTCGGCGATCCCCCGGCGTGACGGTCATTGAGGCGAAGCTTCGGACAACATGAGAGGGCATTTCCTATGCGATGAGGGTACTTGATACAAACAGGATATATCTCGAGGGAGATTCCTCTACGGTGATCCGTTGGATACGGGGGACTGATCATTATGGGGATGGCATCCGCTAATTCTTGAGACTTGCAGACTAGTTAGGGAGTTGGCTTCCTTTCAGGTTGCACACGTGCATCGGGAGGCGAACCAAGtcgcagactgggtcgcctcttatgTTGCTCGGCACATCGAAGAGTTTCTCTGGACCAGTGCCTCTAAGATTCCCTTTCCTTTATATCATTTTGTTGTTTCTGACTTGGTAGGCTGTACCCGTGTAAGAGCCATATGAATgccgttttcaccaaaaaaaaaaaaaaaagggctaaACTTCTTGTCTTTTTATGCATTTGCACGATAGATTGCATCATAGCTTGACAAAGTTTAATCATCTATTGTGATAATAATTATTCATTGGGTTCCACTTTGAATAACCACATTTATCAAGcatcttaataaaaagaaaattacatacatatcctcctaaatattagaattgacttaaatatcctttcaaaattgatatttgtatatatattcACATCAAACATTTGTTTTATatgtatacatttttttttttttgcatatatactcaTGCCATCTAACGCCATTAAGAAGTTAacagtttaaaattaaaatgacaaAAATACCTTTAACGgataaacaaacaaaaaaaatgtttataagggtatacatacaaatagcaattttgaaggatattcatgcaatttcatatatttagaaaggtatacacagaaaaaaattcttaaatttttgcataaatactcttctaaatatttaaatttgcatgaataccctctaaATTGATATATACGTCATGCCCTcacaaaatactattttcatatAAATACTTTTGACATAGCCATTCATCTAACATGATTGGCCAAAATCATATTtacttaaattaaaaattaattaaaattatgaaagtATCTTATTATTTCTAAAGTGGATAATAGGTTAACATGTCTTACTGGAAACTAATATCTCTTTTTGTTATCTTAATTATCgaatcaatctttttcttaagcaatatttttataaaaaatattgaagagCAGGTACTAAACAAATCTTAGTGTAAAACAGgctgaaatagaaaaaaataaaattaaatttttttgcacATAAACCCTCCTAAACATGTGAAATTGCATTAATCTCCTCGCAAAGTGTTATTTGTATATAtactcttataaatatttttttgcatatctatccGTTAAGAGTAGTTCAgtcatttttaatttaaaacactAATTTTTTGACGGCGTTAGATAGTGTGGGctatacaaagaaaaaaaaatgaaaggtaTACacgcaaaataagtattttataaggatatatattctaatattaattttgaaaaggtatttatgcaaattttaatatttagaagaaCATGTACACAAAAAAACTCTAATTAAAAATTAGTAGCCCTGGCTTTTCACATCTTTTCTTATCACCTTCATGCTGCTGTACTTCTTTTTTCCTGACTTTTCTTACACCTTTCATCACAAATTATATCTGATATCGGTAAGTCTTTTGATTTTTCTCATTTTAAACTTCTTCCTAGTTTTACTGCACATTCATATATCTAGATATTCTTGTTAGATCCACTTCAAGAATTCGCAAAAATGATTAGTCCATACATATTGCAAAAAAGGTTAATTATGACGACCAATCAACTCAAACCTAAACCAtttaagaaattgattttttcTCAATTGATATTGCCTGCTGTTCAATGAAACAGACACTAGCATCATATTCTACCATCATGAAATTGTCATAGGAATCACCAATTAAACGACAAAGACCATGTAATCACCATAATTACTTGGATAAATCTGTCTCTGAACATATGTACATGAGATATTGCATATCCAGATATTAAAATTCTCTAAATTTGATTATCTACACTTCCTTGAGCAATATGAAACTCAAGCTAGTTTTGTGGAGATGCTTCTCCGACGTGCATTAGCCAAGTTGTTCATCTTGGTTTTGGCAGAGATGGCATTTCTTCCGGCTATCGGAGTAGCAGGCCATGCACCTGAATTCACTGCCATGTCTTTCAAGTGTCGGAGTCCCTCAAGAATCTGAACTGCTGCCGACATTCTTGGACGATCGTTCGGATTAGGGCTAATACATTGTAAAGCGAGGGAGGCTACTTGGCGTGCCCCCTTGATCGAGTACTGACCACCAAATTTGGGGTCTATGATACAGCGTAATTTTCGACTGCTCGTCAAGTAGGGTTTAGCCCAATTTACCAGCTTTTCTTCACTTTTTGATCTATTTTTATCCATGGCCCTCCTTCCAGTTAACAGCTCCAACAACACCACACCGTAGCTATAGACATCACTCTTGGTTGTCAAGTGTCCTGTACTAAGTCATGTAAAATAAGCTccataaaataatctaagaacattaaaaaatatttgtttacaTATGAATTGACGCAAAAtttgcttcattttttttctttttataagtAGATTGTTCAGTGGATTTGATCGGTCAGAAAAACCGACTGATATAACCTAATCACGATCAAAAACCCTAGGCAACATTTGGGGGCACTTCTACTATTGATGAAAGCACCAAACTCACTTAATTTGAGTTCACAAGTGATTAATGGCCCCTAACCTCTATTTCTCGGATCACTATGTCCTATCTAATTATGTCAATTCACCTGCTCTCATTCCATACAACTTAGGAAAAGTTTATGTTATAGTCTGTAAAAAGtactagtattttttttttaagtatttttcaaACTTGGCAGTAGCTACCAGAGCTGATTAGAAGATACTTCTTATGACAATCCAAAGCAAAGTTGAATTCCTGaaactaattctagatcacttttctcagcaaaaaaataaaaaaaaatcagaacacttgggagatttttctcttagCAGACATGTTCTTTCCATAAATGAGGAACTATTTATCAGTTCTTAACAACAGTAAGTTTTTACCTGTCATGACGTATTCTGGTGCAGCGTAGCCATGAGTGCCCATTACTCTGGTTGTTACATGCGTGTCCTCGCCCTCTGGACCCATCTTGGCAAGTCCAAAATCAGAGAGCTTAGCAGTAAAATCCTAAATCACATGACCAAAATTAATTAGCTAAACCCACACAGAAGTGTGAAAACAAACAACTTAGATCACTAGAATTATAGTTGATCCATAGGAGCTAATCATGGAGGTTCATAATTGATCAAAAAGAAGATGCTCAGTGCGAGTTACAGACAGAATCCAATAAGATGTTAGAGGTCTTGAAGTCGCGATAGATCACAGGCTTCTCCGAACCATGCAGGAAGGCGAGACCCTTGGCGGCGCCGATAGCAATCTTCAGCCTTGTTCCCCATGACAGCGTCGCCGATATCCCTATGATCAGAAAATACAAGCAACTCCAATCTCTGGTCATCagagaaaaaaattatgcaGTGTACATGCAAACAGGTACAACCAATGATATTCCTATAATCAAAAAAGACCAGCAACTCCAacttctaatcatcaaaaaagTACAAAAATATACATGAATAAAGATATTAATCATTTTCAAGTGATCTTAGCCATGTTAAAATTATTGTGCTTGCAAGGTTCATTGATATGTATCCATTTCAACTTTGTTAATCCCATGAATTTATATGTGTCATTAAAGTCTAGTGGTAAACTAAGAGTCTAGATGAAGTCAATGATGAGTCATTGAAGTGCTGTAAATAATGAAGCCAAAGAGTTAACAAAGTTTCCTTGAGTTGAttattttgaaaattctgaTTGGTATGAAATATTGTGCTTAGTGTGTCCAAATCAGTTCTATTATAATCTTGCTTGTTTGAGTGCTCATTCCTTCTCTAACTTGTTCTTCTTactatttttatttgatcattcttttatgataatggaCATGAAGTCTATAATGTCTAGCTATGCTTTGAGGGTGATCATACTCTTCGCATTATAAACTTTTATATTAATACAAAATTTAGGACTAATCGTACCATTACCGCATACAAATTCATAGGCCTAATATCACATGCCAAGCTTTGCATACCACATACCAATTAACAGGCCTAATGTCACTTGCTAAGCTTGGGTAGGCATCAAAATGGTGCCCAATCATGTGTAACTGATGGAAGAAGATAGGGAGGGCTTACTCTTGAACAGATGGTTTTCGAGGCTGCCACGGGGCATGAATTCGTACACGAGGAGGCGTTCCTCATCCTCGCAGCAGTAGCCAATGAGTTTCACCAGGTGTGGGTGCCTGAATTGTCCCAGGAATATCACCTCGGTCTGTTTACAAGAAGAGAGCAGAAAGCCAGAAAGAATGGTAAAGCAGTAAGGTCCTTGTGTGTAGCTGAAGACCCTAGGTTAAGGGACCTTGTAAGTGTCTATATTGAGAATACATTAACATGAGCATCTGTGAGAATAACTTTTTCACCTTAGGATGCTGATAGTTCACATTTTATTGTTTCATATGAGAGTTAGCATGATATGCAGGTGATGCCAAG
Proteins encoded in this window:
- the LOC120110774 gene encoding fasciclin-like arabinogalactan protein 21, which encodes MAATAFSLLILFFLLRSSSAALSPSASAAGVLRSRGYSLMARVLDLAANSGGSLNGWNATGTLFAPTDSAFKHPRRRLYLGLPQPPMSPSPASLLYHTARSRALLYADLASRPPGTPIATLSRRRLCLFLRRAPGGELCLAESARPAVPCVRIRDPDLYLGGDLAIHGIDGVLYPTSASPCQANTWRDAAPFVGTVGALRRRGYTAVADAMEARRDELEALTAVTVFAPMDSALVEGFRGDLRHHVVPRRYHLHELARLSLGSRIETMAPGKTIAVGSNDGAVTVNGVVVDGEEIHSDDWAVVFPIHLPLRFEDSGTSTDSIGGAAISPSAFGSEVHSTSIGYEPTASPDSVAFDGKCESLDSSSGQDSVLAVAAVSVPSAGAQELANGEEEPWCTWRKSERCSAVRVVSDAGSAPRGSVLAR
- the LOC103716665 gene encoding probable serine/threonine-protein kinase PBL15, which encodes MPRPWRPFAAAKCCTVEDHVILGNLSRCRPSRSQFSKKKVAELASFRRLSSSDLSGASSARFNEELAHSFGAGLHAFQLSELRKITHDFSSNYLLGEGGFGTVHKGYVDDRMRPGLKAQAVAVKLLDMEGRQGHREWLTEVIFLGQFRHPHLVKLIGYCCEDEERLLVYEFMPRGSLENHLFKRISATLSWGTRLKIAIGAAKGLAFLHGSEKPVIYRDFKTSNILLDSDFTAKLSDFGLAKMGPEGEDTHVTTRVMGTHGYAAPEYVMTGHLTTKSDVYSYGVVLLELLTGRRAMDKNRSKSEEKLVNWAKPYLTSSRKLRCIIDPKFGGQYSIKGARQVASLALQCISPNPNDRPRMSAAVQILEGLRHLKDMAVNSGAWPATPIAGRNAISAKTKMNNLANARRRSISTKLA